In Lolium rigidum isolate FL_2022 chromosome 3, APGP_CSIRO_Lrig_0.1, whole genome shotgun sequence, the genomic window AAATAATTCAGCAATGGAAAATATTATATTACAATACACGGGCATTTGAATTCTGTACGCACACACGAGTATAGCTAGTCTTGGAAAAGAGCTGGTACCACACTGTACAGGAAAGCAACTAGGAGTTGAGAAGGGGATAATTGTTTTGACATGTACTTCGTACCGCACTCTCTTCCTGGAAGACTATTTGTGTCCTGCCCAGTGAGGCAGTGACTAACAACGTTCTTCCCAATTCTCAAAGTAAACTCCAATCTGTAAACCCTAAAGAGATTTCCATAGTAGTAGCAAGCGAAGTGACAGCAATTAAACGTGGAAATACATCAGCCCTAAATAAAGCCACTCTTCCCTTTTAGCCATCATGGAGATAAATACCAACTAATCCAGGAAAATTGATTAACTCATTGACTTCCTGAGTTTGTgggaaaacaaaagtaaatattgCCCGAAGCCCACAAGTACAAACCCGCATTGTATCTCCCGTACAACACGACAGTACTAGTCACGCCTTAAACCAAGAATCTTAGCACTGTACTCCCAGGCAACAATCGCTGCTGCATTCGCAGGGAATGCTCTTGCTAGTGTTGGTCCTAGACCAGCATAACAGCCAGCCAGACCAGCTCTCCTATAGACCTGCAACAGGTCAAGCATGGTTGCCATGATCAAGCACATGCCACTACACCTAACGAAAACAGAAATAACTATTGCAGGGCACATACCATGTTTAAAACCCGAAAGGGGTTTCGGCTCGACCGAGGGTCAGGATCAGTCTGAATAATAGTTTTTGCAACATCCAGTGGCAGGGTAGCTGTCCAGAACTGCAGAGTGAAAATTGGTCAAATTGAAGAAAATGTGTCTTGCATTGGAATTGAAAAGAAATTGAGATACTTACAGCCATTCCACTAATCCCACCACTCATGACTCCTATTCCGACGTCTTTTGCCACAACTAAGTGACTGTTGTCAGAAAATCGTCGAGAATCTATATAGTTATGCATCCAATATCGGCTGTACTCATAAGTGCAGAAGAAGAAAGCATTGCCAATTGCCTCTCTGAACAATGTTGCTAAACCACCACGAAATATACCCCTAACCTGTAACATAACATCTCCTTAGACTAGAAACAGCATAGAAGAGCTTGCGGAAGGCAACTAAGCTCACCCCTTCACTTTGAAGTGTTTTCACAGCACAATCTAGAGGGCTGGAATATCGAGTTGCATACATTGCTTCCTTCCCTTGAACTTGCATTCTGCACTGGAGGTGTCTATTACATCATTAAATGCCACCTGAATCATGTCTCTATGTACTCGCTAACTAACTGGAAAAGAGAGATTGACGGCAGGACTGACCTTGGTCAGCTCAGTCGGAGCAAGGATGCAGCTGATCAGGGCTCCACTACAGGCAGCAGAAGGGATAATTACATGTAGCTGAGGTTTAGAATCCTCAGTCTTTccctaaaataaaaataaacagataCATTTTACTAAGATAAAGACTTGACACAGGCATTTTTCGTCCTACTGCTATAACACAGAAGAAAAGGAATACCTGTAGTAATTGTTTGGCCTGTGCATATGTGCCAAAGAAAAGGGAGCTTTCAAGTGCTATGCCAATAAATGAAGATGATGCGCCTCTATACAACCCTCTTACCTGTAATGGAAAATAATCATGCAAAGAAATTCCAGTATCATGTTGATAAAATTATATCATTTTAAAATCAAGATAAACTAACCTATGTTGGTTTTCAGTTTAGTAACTGTAAAGTCCAAACTGTGGTTAGCATTATCTGTGGATAAAAATGGTAATCTGATCCTTTAAACTAGATGAATGATGACAGCACAAAAGTTAATAATTGATCTAGCTAATAGCATGTGTAGTAAGGTGCAATGCAAATGCTATCATAAGGTAGTTGCTTTGTTTGTAATTTTCTTAGTGACGCAAACTACAGATGTATGAAGAGTGCTATAGGAAATTAGTCTCCATAAAAgtatgctttcaacttataaaaaTATAGTCATATGAACGCACAGCGCTGTCTAGGCGATTTTCCTAGCATGAATTGCAACTTTTAATTGCCAGAAAAGAAAATATTTATGTAATAGAGGATGGGGTGTATATGCAGGACTAAAGCAACATGCTGTATTTTGTGTATAAGCTATACACTTGGTTAATTGAGTAAGACAAAGCATGATTAAATCTAAAGTGAGAAATAAGAAAGAAGGGGCTTACTCCTTCCTCAACAAGTATCCTACTAGTGCAGTGGAATGCATTCTTGTAGACCTTTCCGTGAGCCGTGGTATTGTGAGCTTGCAGTTTGACCTATTGGTAATCAAAGTTATCTTGAATTGTACATGAACAAAAATATGCAGAAAATGGTAAACATATATTCCATCGAAACTACAGAGTTTTACCTAGTACATGCACAGTAAAAGAAAAATAGTCTGGGAATTCTCATACACAGGCAAAAGCAGGTTCTTTCATGCTGTTGCCCAATTGCAGAAAAAACACTAGTTCAATTAGTTCTCAAGTATTTGCAAGTATCGCTTGACATAAAATGGGCAGCCAGACCTTGTGTAGTCATAATAGAGTGCCAAAAGCACCTGATATATGGATATTAGGGGGAAAATGCCTTCTGTAGCGAGTGTTGTCTTGTTAGGAAATTACAAATGTAACATCGCTTAGTATGTCTCTAAAATCTCCAACATCATCATTAGAAAGGTCCACTACAGTATGATTTAATAAACAACTTGTCAGGACCCCTAAAGTGTTCACTGTGAAGCAGGAAATCATAGAATTAAGTCGAGACAAGTAATAAGATCCTATGAACATTAAAAAAGATCCTAACTCACAGAAGATATACAGCTTGACATTCCTTGAATCAATGCAGTGATGCCTACTCAGTCGTGTCTAAAGATGGCAAATGCACCCAGCTTAATTCGGTATTGTACACAACTTCTATGAGCGACAGCATTCTGAACACAATTAATATTTAGTAATATCAACCAAATTATCAACAGGTATTTCATCAAACTTCATCATCAGAAAGCTCCATAACAGACAGACATACACATGATGAAAAGAGCAAAGCATTCTCAAGCAAGCAGTAACATTGCACTTGTGATCTTATAGTAGCAACTAGCAGCTGCAGCGATCATACTCTAATTAGCTGTCAGTACTCCTCTCATCTCAATTCTTAGCCATATGAATTTCGGCCCCACTTGAGGAGCTTTACTTGGCCTTGATATGGTGTATTAACCCAATATCTTGAATCCCTTGAGTTTATGGTCACCGGTCGTTTAATCTATGCAATTTAATTGGCTCCAGTTGTGGTTCTGAAAGTAGTGTCATTGTGCCCCCCTGCAAACACTCCACCCACGTTTACTCTGGAAGAAGGTGAGCTGACACACTGGCGGCTATCTACCTACGGGATGAAACGAAGCAAGCATTTGACCGAACAGCAACGCTGCAGGCATTGCCTAGCATACAGAAGACACCCAAAGCATGAAGCAAGCACAACAGATGAAGCACGCGAAGAAAGATGCACAAAATCGCTAGATTTGAAGAAAATGGAACGCATGAAAGGAGGAAACAGAATTACCTTCACAGTGTCGAAAGGGTGGCCGACGACCACCTGGGCTACGCCGGCAACGGATCCAGCGATGTATTCCTTGGCGGCGTCGCCTAAGCCAGCCATCCGAAAAGAAGAAGTGCAGGCGATAGTTCGCCGCCCAAGAAAAAAACGCGAGAAGGCAGGGACCAGTTGAGATTCCCGGCCccgctcgccggcgccggcgccgccctgtACAGCGTTTGCACGAAGGGGAAAAGGAAAAGCCTATACGGACAGTCGAACGTGGGGGGTGATCCGGTGAGAGCACAGCAGGGAAACTGGTTGGGCCATCTGGGCCGGCGGGGTTAGGTGACGTGGGAAAGGACAAACATGGCCACCGTAGACTCTAGTCTATAAGCCCAATTCTCAATGAAAAAATCAAGAAGGAAATATAGGCCAGATGCAATGAAGATGCATTGTTTTTTTTAGGAACACGCAATCAAGATGCATTGAGATCAATCGAgcaatattttttcgataaagagcatgtATTAATACcatggagataccaattacacccggtCTCTGCAACAACATTATACACTAATGatataaaggatgcacacaactaaacaagagaaaagaattacaaaaaaagAAAGACTCCGCTACAAAGATCCATAACTTGAAACAACAACgctgacaccaccaagacaacaccagaagatcagcttctccataaacgacgcctccaagaaggaaacagtgcacaaacgaTGTCGttacccgatcatagatcttaggttttcagcctaaagaaagtcatctctctcaaaacaatgccttcaataagAACATTGTCagtcacaaccaattaagaccagaccttggattttcaccctgaaagattagactctgaacttctccttgCAGCCGTCCCCACATACCAGTCGTTGTTTCAACtcacgaagcaccaagccaaCTCCACCTCACCAACAATATCCGACCATCATAGTTgttccaccgatctcggcttgatgaccttctctgctagcaccatggaaagaaaacgaacTCCGTGATACTAACAGCCAGCCAAGTTTCGAAGCGcttcctctgaaaccaaacggctaGATAAAAACATGGGTACGCAATCAATCGAGCAATATGCTTGATAAGCACAACCAAACTTGACATCATAACACTATGTAAACATTATGTCCTACGGGAATGTGTAAACAGGACAAGTGGGATAAATGAGATCTCAAATTACACCTCTACTTTTAGTAGACTATATAGGGCTGGGAGGCGTCGTACAGCTGCTTTGTCGCTGCACAGCTCGCCATCATCGCTGCTTCAGGAAGAAGGGGATGAGCGCCAGTCCGTTGCAGGTGGCGCAGCGGCTCCCAGCTTGGAAGGGCGACGGTGCACTGGAGCATGTGTGAGAGCGGGCGGCGGCGTCATGCGCAGTTTGGGTAGGATGGCGGCCATGTGATGTGTGCGGCGGCCAAGTCGTGGTTGACTGGTTGGATTCACGGGAAGATGGAGAATTGGGGACGGAGGGCGTCTAGCCGTCTAGGCACGACACAACACAGCGAAATTAGGGATACGTGAGTAGTTGGGCTGGGTCTTGCTATTTGGGGCCTTGGGGGTGATTTTCTTACTGGGCTATTTCTATATTTCGGGATATTCGGGCCTGTTCGGGTACACTGTGTGGGAATTAATTTCGGGAAATTGAAACACACTCCCGAATATATACTCGGATTTTTCGGGTTCGGGATATAagggttcgggatcgggaatttCGGGTTCGGGATTCGGGAAATATGCCCGGAGAGAGACTTATTCTCCGTAAAAAAAACTATAGAGGACTTATTCCAAAAAAAAGATAAGAGTCTGGAGTCTAGAGCGTAAAAGTTGAAATCCATTTATCCCACTTGTCTCGCTTACATTCCACATGGGACGAACATCAAGTGGTACTCCAATTTCAAGGTTGTCTATAAAAATAGCTTTGAATATTCATCGACATCTCATATCTGGCCAGAGGTTTCCAAATTCAAAGTGAGGAACTCATGAAAGCTTCATATATTTTAACGTAAATGAGTTTCTTTCTATATTATTCTTATATACCTAGTTATGTTCCCCATGTCATAAAAGGTTCCGAATTTTGATTATTATTTTTTGCAAAATCATGTTTGATTGATGGCCCAATCCATGAATTTTATCCACAAAGTTCCGCATTTTGATTATCGGAAGAGACagacatgaaaccacaccaaccaACACGAAAAACAACTAGATCTCAGGAGATCTGTCGAACACATAACTCCACGCGCCGTCCGTCCGTGCTAGGCGCACCACCGCTATGATAGTATGTCGGGGTGGATTTTCTGATATGTCGCCGCCACCTCACCATCCTGACGAAGACACTAAAAAAACTAAACAAAGAGCAGAAAGCCTCCCGTTAGCGAGGCGTAGTCCACCGCATCTCCAAAGGTCCGAAGGCTGACCAGCGGCATCACCGCCGAGGGTGACGGAACCATCTTCTAGATCGCTTCTCTCCTTGAGGCAGCCCTAACTTTGATGTACATACTCTGACATctttacaatacatgtggtatcaCCAAAGTCTCCAACTTAGATGATCAACAATTGAGTGTTTTCTCTTATATCTACCCCTTCACTTCAATTGTTCCTTTGATGGATGGGGAACCAATCTTCCCACCGTGGCGTATGTGTTAAGTATGTGCACTTGAGTTTTCTAGTCTCGTTATCTAGAGCAGCTGGAACTATTTACTCTTGGTTATTAAGACAAATTTCTTGTCCAGTAACAAGTTTTAGATCCACGAATGCCACACTTTTAATTCAATCAATGAACTAATTGCTTATTGTGTCAACCAGACGGATCGAGCGCTGCCAAGGCTTGTGTGTAGGATCAGAAGACCCATGAGAATCAATTTTGTGCAACCAGACGGACAGACCGATGGCTCCGAGGGCTTGTCTAGTTGTGTAATTGTGTGTACAACCAGAAGGCCCGAGCATATAAAAAAAAAAGTCCCGAGTTTACTTTGtgcaactactccctccatttttttttatttacttCAAGTTCTGGGTTTAGTTAAAGTTAAACTTTTACAAAGTTTAACCAAAAATATAAGAAGTATCAATATTCATAATTACaaatacataaaacatgaaaatatactttatgacgATTCTAAGGCAATAAATTCTATATTAtatatgttgattttttttttgtaaatatttgatcaaagtttACAAATTTTGACATTGACCAAATCCAGAACGGGAAGTAATTTTGAACGAAGCCAGGATACCCATGttaatttaaatatatttttCCACGATATTATCTGGCGACAAACCGTGCATCATGAAGATGACAGACACCAAAAGTTCAATATGGAACAACAGGATGGTTCGGGAAAATACGACTTGAAGAAACAACGTCAACTTTGATTTCTACCTTTAACTTGCTAAAGAAAACTTTAAGCTAAGCACGTAGAACAATCTTGAAATGAGGTAATTAATTCAGTACAACAAGTACTGACTATTGACTTTGCTAGAAAAGAGAGCAGCCAGGAACTTTCCTgaaatatactactccctccagcttaaattaactgaggcaataGAGTACAATTAGTGGACATAGTATGTAGCTGCGCCAATTAGTTTGGGCCAGAGGGACCATGTTTaatataatactccctctgtataatataagatgttactaCAACCAATATACAGGTTGAATAACAATCATTGATCAAGAAGGAAATCTATAAGGAACTCAAGTTTTTGgaacaacataaaagaaaaaaaatgtcggTGAAAAATACCTCAGATCTGACAGATGAGAGTTTGAACAAAAAAACTCAGGAAAAGATAAGAAGCAAGTGCCAATGGTACCCAAACATGAACGGTGAATTCATAGTGTCTTTGGTAGCCACTAGGCTGTTAATAGTACCTACATGAAGTTAAACAACCATGGGCACCTGGGCAGGCATCGCTAGACAAAATAAATAGAATATATAGGTTCAGCGAATTGTTATAACCACTTTCTTATCGATAATTTGTTGCCCTTTTCTTAAGGACATTTAATACCCAGTATGAATCCAATTTACAAGATTCACATCAACAAAATGACATTTCACAGAAACAGAATTAATTTATGCATTTCAAGGACCGACTAATGCATAATGGTTCCCTGCCACATCACAGGCATATTTGGACGGCTGACTTGTGACTTATCACACATGGACCACTATATACTGCAAATAGCACAAAACATTGTGATATTGGGATAATAAAAATCACCAAATCATGGCTAACAAGACAACGCCGCACTAAAGATTCTTATGATTCCCATCTTTGAAAGAAAATACTCTCTGCATTCGTAAATGCATGACTTCCTAGAAAGCGTGCAGTCAAATATGAACAGATAAAAATATATATAGTTTGGCAATGTGAAAATAGTATCAGATTGTCATGAAAAATAATTTCATAACACAAAATTCACATTTTTTTTACTAACACGCAGGTATAGCAAGTAACAGTAGAAGATATATACTGGAGATCGCATAACCATCTAAATTGTCATCTATTTATAAAGGGAGGGAGGATTAATTAGTGTTAACACTAACTAGCAAAAGCTGAACCTACCTTATGATTCATTTTCCAAAACTTAAGACTTGCGTGAAACAAAGAAGTGGATTCAGCAAGACTGGCATTTTTGTTCTGTTTATGATTTCCTTCTGAATGTAAAGAAAGTGCACCTACCATTTTCTTTTGAAAAGAACAAAATGTGTGACAGGAAGTAGTATCTTTGGTACAGGATCATTTAACTTCATGGAACTAATAGGTGCCAATAACAGCTAGGGAAACTAAAACAAGATAATCTTTGAAACAACAGTACGGTGAAGAAGGTTTGCCTGGCTGCCTAAGCTGTAGGATTACTGGACGTTgcacaaaactgaaataaaattCGTAGATGCACAAAACGAGAACAAAATTAAGGTAGATATAGAAATTCAGATTATACATGTGGAGAATATTTCATTCAGCAGAAGAGACAGCCCTTAGAGAACAAGGAAACATATATAGAGCAGAACAACACAAATGTTGTTCAGGGTACACTAGTCCTCATCTACTACTGACTTTGTAAACAGAGGAATATAGGGCAGATATGGACCTGTAAAGCCTTCCTCAAGATTACAGATACGACGAAATTCCTGTCGGCGTATATCATATGATGCCAGTGTACCAGTGTCCcttgaagaaaggaaaataatatCACCATATGGATGAATCGCAATCATGGTGTCTGCCTGTTCAGTCCCTCCAAACAGCTCTTCGGTGCGGACAGTAAGCTTCAGGACCCATTCTTTACTGTCATAATCCTCAAGACACAAGACTGATATCTTGGAATCTGG contains:
- the LOC124698669 gene encoding mitochondrial arginine transporter BAC1, translated to MAGLGDAAKEYIAGSVAGVAQVVVGHPFDTVKVKLQAHNTTAHGKVYKNAFHCTSRILVEEGVRGLYRGASSSFIGIALESSLFFGTYAQAKQLLQGKTEDSKPQLHVIIPSAACSGALISCILAPTELTKCRMQVQGKEAMYATRYSSPLDCAVKTLQSEGVRGIFRGGLATLFREAIGNAFFFCTYEYSRYWMHNYIDSRRFSDNSHLVVAKDVGIGVMSGGISGMAFWTATLPLDVAKTIIQTDPDPRSSRNPFRVLNMVYRRAGLAGCYAGLGPTLARAFPANAAAIVAWEYSAKILGLRRD